The Vibrio echinoideorum genome includes a region encoding these proteins:
- a CDS encoding bifunctional 4-hydroxy-2-oxoglutarate aldolase/2-dehydro-3-deoxy-phosphogluconate aldolase translates to MTTLNEQLANLKVIPVIAINRAEDAIPLGKALVENGMPCAEITLRTECAIEAIRIMRKEFPDMLIGSGTVLTNEQVDASIEAGVDFIVSPGFNPRTVQYCIDKGVAIVPGVNNPSLVEQAMEMGLRTLKFFPAEPSGGTGMLKALTAVYPVKFMPTGGVSLKNVDEYLSIPSVLACGGTWMVPTNLIDEGKWDELGKLVRDAVAHVNA, encoded by the coding sequence ATGACTACATTAAATGAACAACTAGCAAACCTAAAAGTAATTCCTGTAATCGCTATCAACCGTGCTGAAGACGCTATCCCTCTAGGTAAAGCACTTGTTGAAAACGGCATGCCATGTGCAGAAATCACACTACGTACAGAATGTGCAATCGAAGCGATTCGCATCATGCGTAAAGAGTTCCCTGACATGCTAATCGGTTCAGGTACAGTACTGACTAACGAGCAAGTTGACGCATCTATCGAAGCGGGTGTTGATTTCATCGTAAGCCCAGGTTTTAACCCACGTACTGTTCAATACTGTATCGATAAAGGTGTTGCTATCGTACCGGGCGTAAACAACCCAAGCCTAGTTGAGCAAGCAATGGAAATGGGTCTTCGCACGTTGAAGTTCTTCCCTGCTGAGCCTTCTGGCGGTACTGGTATGCTTAAAGCACTAACAGCGGTTTACCCTGTTAAATTCATGCCTACTGGCGGCGTAAGCTTAAAGAATGTAGATGAATATCTATCTATCCCTTCTGTACTTGCGTGTGGCGGTACTTGGATGGTTCCAACTAACCTTATCGACGAAGGTAAATGGGACGAACTAGGTAAGCTTGTTCGTGATGCTGTTGCTCACGTTAACGCTTAA
- a CDS encoding sodium:solute symporter family transporter: protein MTIDTFVVLAYFFFLIAIGWMFRKFTTSTSDYFRGGGKMLWWMVGATAFMTQFSAWTFTGAAGRAFSDGFVIVILFLANAFGYFMNYMYFAPKFRQLRVVTAIEAIRQRFGKTSEQFFTWFGMPDSLISAGIWLNGLAIFVAAVFNIPMETTIIFTGAVLVIMSVTGGSWAVVASDFMQMLVIMAVTITCAVAAYFHGGGITNIVDNFQGDFMLGNNLNYVSVFVLWVVFIFVKQFGVMNNSINAYRYLCAKDSENARKAAGLACILMVVGPLIWFLPPWYVSAFMPDFALEYASMGDKAGDAAYLAFVQNVMPAGMVGLLMSAMFAATMSSMDSGLNRNAGIFVMNFYSPVLRKNAEQKELVIVSKLTTILMGIIIISIGLYINSLRHLSLFDIVMNVGALIGFPMLIPIFLGMIIRKTPDWSAWTTLIVGGFVSYIFGISLQAEDIEHLFGLEQQLTGREWADLKVGLSLAAHVIFTGGFFLATQFFYKPLSTEREKEVDTLFTNWNTPLVAEGEEQQNLDTKQRSMLGKLISTAGFGILAMALIPNEPTGRLLFLLCGSMVLTVGILLVNASKAPAKMNNESVAK from the coding sequence ATGACTATTGATACTTTTGTTGTTCTCGCCTACTTCTTCTTTTTAATCGCTATTGGTTGGATGTTCCGTAAGTTCACCACGTCGACTAGTGATTACTTCAGAGGGGGCGGCAAAATGTTGTGGTGGATGGTTGGTGCAACCGCCTTCATGACACAGTTTTCAGCATGGACGTTTACTGGAGCCGCAGGACGCGCATTCTCCGATGGTTTTGTTATTGTAATTCTGTTCTTAGCCAATGCATTTGGTTATTTCATGAACTACATGTACTTTGCCCCAAAGTTCCGTCAACTTCGTGTTGTAACCGCGATTGAAGCAATCAGACAGCGTTTTGGTAAAACTTCAGAGCAATTCTTTACTTGGTTCGGTATGCCGGACAGCCTAATTTCTGCAGGTATTTGGCTAAATGGTCTAGCAATCTTTGTTGCTGCTGTATTTAATATCCCTATGGAAACCACCATCATCTTCACCGGTGCTGTGTTAGTCATCATGTCGGTAACTGGTGGGTCTTGGGCCGTTGTCGCATCTGACTTCATGCAAATGCTAGTTATCATGGCGGTTACGATCACTTGTGCGGTTGCTGCTTACTTCCACGGTGGTGGCATTACGAACATTGTTGATAATTTCCAAGGTGACTTCATGTTGGGGAATAACCTCAACTATGTAAGTGTATTCGTACTATGGGTTGTTTTCATCTTTGTGAAGCAGTTCGGTGTAATGAATAACAGTATCAATGCTTATCGTTACTTATGTGCTAAAGACAGTGAAAATGCGCGTAAAGCGGCAGGCTTAGCATGTATCCTAATGGTTGTTGGCCCTCTTATCTGGTTCCTACCACCTTGGTACGTAAGTGCATTCATGCCTGATTTCGCATTGGAGTACGCTTCAATGGGTGATAAAGCGGGTGATGCTGCTTACCTAGCATTCGTACAAAACGTAATGCCAGCAGGTATGGTTGGTCTATTAATGTCTGCGATGTTCGCTGCAACAATGTCTTCTATGGATTCAGGTTTGAACCGTAACGCTGGCATCTTTGTAATGAACTTCTATAGCCCTGTTCTTCGCAAGAATGCAGAGCAAAAAGAACTCGTGATTGTAAGTAAGCTAACGACAATTCTGATGGGTATAATCATTATCTCGATTGGCCTATACATTAACTCGTTACGTCACTTAAGCTTATTTGATATCGTAATGAACGTGGGTGCATTAATCGGCTTCCCAATGCTTATTCCAATCTTCCTAGGTATGATTATTCGTAAAACACCAGATTGGTCGGCTTGGACTACATTGATTGTCGGTGGTTTTGTTTCTTACATCTTTGGTATTTCTCTACAAGCAGAAGATATTGAACACCTATTTGGTTTAGAGCAACAATTGACTGGTCGTGAGTGGGCAGATCTTAAAGTTGGCTTAAGCTTAGCTGCACACGTAATCTTTACTGGTGGCTTCTTCTTAGCAACTCAATTCTTCTATAAACCTCTATCAACTGAGCGTGAGAAAGAAGTTGATACATTGTTTACTAACTGGAATACACCACTTGTTGCTGAAGGTGAAGAGCAACAAAACCTAGATACTAAACAGCGTTCAATGCTTGGTAAGCTTATCAGCACAGCAGGTTTCGGTATTCTAGCAATGGCTCTAATTCCAAACGAACCAACAGGACGCTTGTTGTTCCTACTATGTGGTTCGATGGTACTAACCGTTGGTATCCTACTGGTTAACGCATCTAAAGCTCCGGCTAAGATGAACAACGAGTCAGTTGCTAAATAG
- a CDS encoding 2-dehydro-3-deoxygluconokinase, translated as MKSLNIAVIGECMVELQKKQDGLKQSFGGDTLNTALYLSRLTKEHGIQTSYVTALGTDPFSTDMLEKWQAEGIDTSLVAQLDHKQPGLYYIETDETGERSFHYWRSDAAAKFMFDQQDTPALLDKLFSFDAVYLSGITLAILTENGRTQLFNFLDKFKAQGGQVFFDNNYRPKLWESQQEAISWYLKMLKYTDTALLTFDDEQELYGDESIEQCIARTSESGVKEIVIKRGAKDCLVVESQSAQYVAPNPVDNIVDTTAAGDSFSAGFLAKRLSGGNARDAAFAGHIVAGTVIQHPGAIIPVDATPDLSL; from the coding sequence ATGAAATCATTAAACATCGCGGTCATTGGCGAGTGCATGGTTGAGCTACAAAAGAAACAAGATGGGCTTAAGCAAAGTTTTGGTGGCGATACGCTAAATACTGCACTTTACCTGTCACGCTTAACAAAAGAACATGGCATCCAAACAAGCTATGTAACAGCACTTGGCACTGACCCATTCAGTACTGACATGTTAGAAAAGTGGCAAGCTGAAGGTATCGACACAAGCTTGGTGGCTCAGCTCGATCACAAACAACCAGGGCTTTATTACATCGAGACCGATGAAACTGGTGAGCGTAGCTTCCACTACTGGCGTAGTGATGCTGCAGCGAAGTTCATGTTTGATCAGCAAGACACGCCTGCTCTACTTGATAAGCTGTTCTCTTTTGATGCGGTTTACCTAAGTGGCATTACGCTTGCTATCTTGACAGAAAATGGTCGCACACAGCTGTTTAACTTCTTAGACAAATTTAAAGCTCAAGGCGGTCAAGTATTCTTCGACAATAACTACCGTCCTAAACTTTGGGAAAGCCAACAAGAAGCAATTTCTTGGTACTTGAAAATGCTTAAGTACACCGACACGGCTCTACTAACGTTTGATGATGAACAAGAGTTATACGGCGACGAAAGCATTGAACAATGTATTGCTCGTACGTCTGAGTCTGGTGTGAAAGAGATCGTGATCAAACGTGGCGCGAAAGACTGCTTAGTCGTCGAAAGCCAAAGTGCTCAATATGTAGCTCCAAACCCAGTTGACAACATCGTAGATACTACGGCTGCTGGCGACTCGTTCAGTGCTGGCTTCTTGGCTAAGCGTTTGAGCGGCGGTAATGCTCGTGACGCAGCATTTGCAGGTCATATTGTGGCAGGAACCGTGATTCAGCATCCAGGTGCTATCATTCCTGTAGATGCGACGCCTGATCTGTCTCTATAA